The nucleotide window agataaaataataatttctattttacaTCTCGAATCCTATTTGAatactatttttattagtttattatggACATCGATAACTGACTGTTACATAATGAAAGTCgtaaaaatacgagtgtgggctTATGAAACGAGGTAAAAGCGAGTTTCATACAAACATGCTCTCTATGATGTGTTGGATCATTTTACGACCGCCATTGCGGAATTGATCACACTgtttgcaattgacatttcatttcgaataaaacatcATATCGACTACTCAAAATTCGAAatttcacagataagaaattgGTTCTAACAAAATAGTGTATCTTTACACTGGCcctaatttgcggtttttaaacgcttcatagagggtttatgacataaataaataataataaataaatattaggggacatcttataCAGATCAACCTAGGCCAAAACTAAGCAAAgattgtactatgggtgctaggcgacgatatacatacttatacatagaaaacacccatgactcgggaacaaatatttgtgttcatcgcacaaataaatgcccttaccgggattcgaacccaggaccaccggcttcacaggcagggtcactacccaagtATATAGTaattaggccagaccggtcttaCCTTAGGCGGCTGGTGGCGACTGCGACTGTTGTCGTCGCTGGAGTCCAGGTGGGAGCCCCAGTCGGGCTCGGACTCCGAGCTGGACTCGCACGGCgacggcggcgccggcggcgcgcCCACCACCGTGTTCAGAGGGAAATATCTGACGAAATTATTAACTTATCTCACTAATTCTTGCCACAATTAATGAATGAGTGAACAatggttttttaagtttttttataagttttgttcgGGTTTTTGGAATACTTTAGCAGCTCCGATATatgtgatggcgactgtacgtatggtgctaatttaccgccctagtgcggtaactagcactataGGTGCgaatgtcgaaaatttaaacggCCATATGGACTGTAaaacaatacacgtgcgaaaaggtaattcgcaactcgtgtcgattctGTCTTGAAACCCGCTATCCCGCATGGCGGTGATGTTAAAACGTCCGCAGAGCAgtagtaaaaatgtttattgtatgTTCAATGTTAAAGTGAAAATGCTAAGTAAATAAGTCTAAATAGATTGATAGACGAATTGCTGCtttttagatagatagataagacATTTATTTGTTTGCTGCAAACACACACAATCCCATCCAATCCAATACACCCAATCACATCCAATGGAGGATGGCGGGTCTGCGAGGCGTCAGTAgtgtacaaattattttttatttctcatgctcggaaagtgggtcgttgttgttctaaaaagtgtgcagaaaatgatacgtttctgctctagagcactgtactttctaagtacgttgttttctttttctttacGACAAGCAGTTAAAATTtcggttttaaatggatttgttgtacaatttctaTTCTGATAATTAATTCCCCATTCAATAAATAACGacatttttacctaaattgttaattgaaagtaccctcaagaaattccactgaagtttatacttagccgtgttttttaaatgcatatgtattttactttcctcgtattcgaaccccttggttaacaatctactattaaagaTTCGTATTCGTATTTTAAGCAATCATTGTGACACATTAAAGCAACCTTTCCCTAGGGATCCTTTCCAAGCAAGAACTATGTACGCGACAGTTGCACCAGCCTGGTGACTATAGGATTCATTAGTTATTTAACAGTGGACATATATTATGTAGTATGAAAATTTAAGTTTACATTTTTGGCCGGAAATCGAGATCACTACTTTTACTTCCCCCGTAGCCAACAGTCCAGTGAGTGCTCAGTACCCATGTGTATATAGTCCAGGTGGAAAATTCATCAGTGGCTGGGCACTACCTAGTCCCACATTGTAATTAAGAATGACGGAGGAGGAGAAAGTACTGCTGCAACAGCGCATGTGGATGTAATCCTTCTAAAGTTAGTCGCCAGGTGTCGCTACCTCcatggaaaaataaataaatattataggacacaaGAGTAGTGTAGTCCCAAAGTAAGCTCAGTCATACCACATACCACCTCGGTAATAAGTAGTACATACATCTGTAAGCTAAGCTTCAAGTATAAGTTTAACAATATCTCACCTCAACTGATCCGGAGTATAGTACCGGTAGGTGTGCTGGTACTGCCCCGGCAGCAAGGCGTGCGGGTAGAAGCCGGCCGGGGGCTTGACGTGCGTCCCCGGGCTCTTCAGCGGGGCGCGGCGCCGCTGCACGGTCATGGTCTGCAGGTCGGCGCAGGCGCCTCGCCGGACCGAGTTGAGCCGCGCGTTCCACTCGCTGGCTGACGCTATCGCTGCCGCCGCCATGTCCTGACAAACAATAATTGTTAAAAACTCTCTATATGCATCGGCGATAGGGTTATGATAATTGGGGTTAATTTCATAACAGTCGTGTACTATTTTCTACCGAAATTGTACGGCATGGTTGCATTTCAACCGAGAATATATTGATTGTATCAGTTTTGTAAACAAATTCGTGCTTTGAATTTGACAGCTAATGTAGATGAAGCTGTACCGCTTCTACCGCTCCGTACATGATGTGATAACTCTTGTTGATAAAAGTAAACAACTTAGTaccacaaaacatttttttttgaaaaacacttgaaaaataagtgaCAGccaatatgtaaaaaaaaaaaaaattttaaactgtttatttcaagaaagattacaaagactatttacagacttagcctaatctacataataataataataataatatttaataatattaatatttatttatgtaataatatttatattcttttgatttcataagtaatagtaaaaaaaaaactaaaagcgtttttgtataaaaagacatgttaagattgtttaccatttttctaatgctaaagaAAACGAGGTATAACAATCTTTGATATTTCTTTGAACGAAGGCAGCACAAATCACATACCTGTCTAGTCTTCTCCGGATCAATCTTAGGCGGTTCCGGTTTATCTGAAGACTTGTCCGAGATCTTCATCTCCACCCGGTCCACTCTCACTTCAGGTTTCTCCGGAGGCTCCTGTGCGACGGCGATCTGCCGCTCGCGTTGGTGCGACCGATATTCTTCGTATTTATGGGGGTAGTCTGACAGCATGATGTCTAGGACTTCGCTGGCGTCCACTGCTGTGATgcctgaaaatgaaaatttaactTAATAATAGCTAGGATATTCATtcaaagaagttttttttttccaattaattaaattgtgtAGTTCTTTGTCACATTAGACACAATGTCAAAGATACAAACATTACCCATATAGTCTGGCCAGCAACTAGTATcacaatcacgtttgttgtatgggagccccacttaaatatttattttattctgtttttagtatttgttgatagcggcaacaaaaatacatcatctgtaaaaatttcaactgtctagcttatcacggttcatgagatacagcctggtgacagacggacagacagacagcgaagtcttagtaatagggtcctgtttatacccttagggtacggaaccctaaaaaaggattgTGATGATTGACAAGAACTAAGACAGATTTAAGTACTGTATGCAAGAGTCCGTCAAAGCAACTGCATCAATTCGAACAGAAGAAAGTGAGGAAATGGCATTATAAAGATCATAATTCTTTTCGTAGAAATTTGATGAACATTGCCACGCGTTGTCATTACAAATGCTATGTAGACTTAGCTGGGTCCGACTCTAGTAATAACCTGGTGATATCTCCGTTGGTCAAATGGTGGACCGATGACATAGTAGAGGTTGCCGGGAAAGACTGGATGTACAATACCAAACATAGATATTTATGGAAGAAATGGGAGGCGGCCTTTACCCAAACGGGATCCATACCCCAAGAAAGAAAAATCAACAGAAATAACAACaccttaaaaacatattttagccaaatttaaaaactaaaatagaaaAGAGTATGGAAATaaagaggctataataataTTCTCCGTTGGTGTAGTTACCGAATACCCTGGATAAGTGGACACAGTAAAGTGGACTTACCAAGATCGCAAAGAGCTTCAGTCACTATCCCTTTCCGGAGGATGTAGTCACGCTCTTCGCCGCCCACAGCGCGGCGCTTAAGTTCAGGGTAGCGCCGCTTGAAGCTCTTCACACCGAGGAACATCGCTACTTGCTCTTGAATCATCATCACCtggaataaatgtatttttaaataagaaaaaaatacaggaaCATTGATTACAGGCACTACAGCTTAAGTAATTAAGCTCtcaaaaaattacgtttttagGTTATTCGATATATTCCGATAAAGTACGCATAACTTAATCAATAACGCTTTCGTAAATACTattatatagtataatataaataacaatttaagtaCCGACCTAAAATAATCCTGACGCTAATGATTTAGAAAGAGTTcgttaacgtaaaaaaacaaacttgtaAAATATACCTGATGTTCAGCACTTGGGTTTTCAGGAGGAGGCCACATATATTCTTTGACATCAgcagccgtccaaactttattgctaaaaaattaaaataatgttggtAATTAGAATTAGTCGCGATTGTAAACTACATATTGttataataaaacttatatttaccTGTCAAACAAATCTGCGAACTTGGATTTCCTCATTTTAGTACTACTTTCGTTTGTCGAGCTTTTTACAGAACTCTGGGAGTCTTCGTCTAACAAATGCGAGGGtctgaaaataataaatcactGTAGATAGATTTCTTAAGCATTACATATTGCCGCCATATTATAatgacattttataaaaaaaaaaagaattgttttttgtaacatTTAATTAGGCAAAGGAAACCAGTTCCAAACAGCCAGTTGAAAATACagatagtttgtcaaaggattgtctcattacaaacatagacagagagaatcatactatctttgtcttacattagtactagcacccaaaagaaagggatgagtataattttcctggttggtACTGACtgatcgttttttttagcattaaaaaaaGGTAGAAGCGAACGTGACgtatctttttattgaaaagtaAGACGGCAAAATATGcaacaattataattattttaaatcattCACTTTATTCTGGTTTCATAAGTAGTAGGTATAGTAtaggtcaagcaaatcttgtcagtaaataggaacaaaaaatactatactcatccttttcttttgggtgctagtactagtgtaagacaaagatagtatgattctctctgtctatgtttgaaataagacagtcctttgtcaaactatagttactgtatttaaaaaagtgttttttaatacaaaaaccaGGTTGAGATTGTTtcccttttttctaatgctaaaaaaacgaagtaattATAGCTGACAAAAATTTAGACCCTCTTGTGTACTTACTTAGCAGGTGTAGCATTATCATCCATCATGCAAGTTTCCTCTTCGAATAATTGTACCGTCGTGGTAGCAGGTCCACATACACGTCCGTAAATACCCATGGTCTCCTAAAATAGTGTAATCTATTGTATTATACGTATTTTTTAAGAAAGAAGTTTCTGATGAAGTactaatttgatatttttttaatttgctaaaTCTTTTGTGAATCAAAACACTAcccgaaataaaataattcagtgATATTTTAGATTATTCATTATAAATTTCACCTACTCTAGCCCGGCTGGCAATAGTTCCCATTGGCGAGGCGCCCTTTAAACTAGAAGCTCTTAGAAACGGCTTtcctattttttaataatttaaatcatAAATAGTAAACCATGTTAGTTTCGGATTGAAGCTAGTATACTCCACCAATGACTATCACTAAACATGAGCACTATGTAAGTACCCACCTTCATGTACATAGCACCGCGACCACCACCCcggccccggccgcggccgcgagGGGTCTTGGCAGCGCCGCGGCCTCGTCCGCCGCGGCTGCCTCGCCCGCGCCCTCCTCGGCCCCGACCCTCACTCCCTGGCGTCTCTGGAGACTTCATAAACGTGTCTTCCAATTTAGGCAGTGTTGTCTCTAATACAACTTTTAACTCCTGAGTTTCTGGGAATATTTTCATATCCGTACTGCTGCAGGAATCTCTACTCTTTCGACTGCTCAGGGGCGTCGTGCAAACGGAAGGCATTTTATCAAGTGCCTCGGTCATTCGCGGCAGTTTCACCCGTGAGCTAGTCGGGTCAATCTCTTCAGGAGTTTTGTCctctttgttaaaaaaattagtagCGGTCTCGACAATCGGTTCAGGTTCTTTGGGCGGCGACGCCAGAGCGCGCTTCACGCCACGACCCCTTCCCCTTCCCCGAGGTTTTACTAATATAGCTGGCCGATCCCTGAAAGTGATTTTTATATGGAATTAGTCTATTCAAGAAAcaataagattttttatatactGACTGAttagataattaattataattatacatacctaGTTAATCTTAAAGATCGCTGTGGTCGTTCTTCTAGAGCAGGGGTTGGTAAAGTGATAACAGGTTTTGCACCCTCTGACACGGGTAATTTGCGCGGTCTGCCACGCTTCTTCGGTTGCGGGGTAAACGGAACGCTTACAACACTTGAtacttcatttgttttcaaGTGATCTACTTCTAAAGGATCTTGAGATAATTCATTATTGGCAATGTTGAAGTCATGGGATTCAGAATTTTCATTAATAATCATTTCCTGTACTTCCGGATGTGATCGTTCAATTGCTATAACTTCAGTTACATCAGAGCTGCCAGTTGATGTGCTAGAGTCTATCTCTATAGACTGAGTTTTTTCTACACAGTTAATAGAATTTAGAGGCATGACCTGAATTTGCTTGGCTTGTAAATTCGACAGAATATTATGAAGCTTAGAATTACCATTTTTAGAACAGTTTTCATTGTTTAACATAGAATGATTGACTGCTTTAGTGGTTTGTTTACAATCCAATCCAGTTTTAGCTTCAGAGGTTGCATTTTCAGATTTAGGATTTACAGGGCGTATTGTCAGAGCCTTATTGGATAGTAACTGTCCAAGCTTTAACCGCTTTGTTTCTAATACTGAGAGTTCCGGTTCCTTTTTCTGCGGAGGGCTGGTTTCTACAGAAGGAGGCCTCTTTCCAGCATTACGCTTGATGGGAGGAGACTTATCTGATTCCTGAACAACCCTTGAACTACGTAACCTTTTTCCCAAGGCTACTGTTGGTGATGCATCCGCTAGTCCTTTTCGTTTGCTATTTACAATACCTTTTCTTTGCTTGTCATTAACCATTTCTTGAGTATTTTCAGGTGAGCAACTATCTTGCATGGTGTCAGGTCTTTTAATGTCTTCCGTTATAATTTTGGCAGAAGGACCATGATCAGTCTTATTAATTTTCAAGATAATTCGTGGAGAATCTTGACCTGAGCTTGTAGTTGTGATCTTTTCTGAAATATTAATTTCTAATGGTTTTGTTACATTGTCAGTTTCTGCTCTACAACGATTAAGAGACTGAGCATTTGGTGTAAGGGAAGTTGTTTCATTTTGTACATCCTGGCTGGGTGCATTACTTCTTTTTTTATCATGAGTTGTCTTTGAGTTTACTTTATCAATTTGGTCACAATTTGAAACGCTTGTTGAGCCCGCTGGAGCTAATTTAGTTTCTTCAGGCACAGTTGGATCACATTCTTCTGGTTCTTTTACTCTTGTTTCTATATCTTTCTTTTTGTGTTCTAACAACTTCTTTAATAATGTACAATTTGATAAAGTTGTCTGCTTGACAGATGGTGTGGTTTTACTAGGCTCCTTATTTTCTGGTTCTACATTAGTATTTACATGTTCTTTCTTATTAGATACTGCAACTGTACTGGTTCCATCAAAATCATTACTATGAGGAGTTTCCCTGGTCTTTGATTCCTTAGGAAGACAATTTTCCTTTGTTGTTTTACGATCTCCAGCAGTGACAggtattgtttcttttttatgcAATGAATTAACCTTTTCGGTCTTTGGGACTTCCAGACAATTTTCTGTAGCTTGAATTATACTGGAGTCCTCATTATGACAATTACTCAAATCATTATTAACAtgttcattttctatgggtTTGACAAGTGGTTTAATGTTGATTTTGGACACAATAGGTATGCTatcattaatattgttataaacatGTTCAATTTTATCATCCAGATTATTGATTTTTATGTCAGCTTTCAAACTTTCATCACTTGATGCATCCGTAACAGCTTTCATATTAATTTTCATCACTAATGGAGGATTCTTCACATTTGCATCTTCAGTGTCTCTGCTTTTGGATTGTTCAATTTGATCTGGTTTAACAACAGGCTTGATGTTCAGTTTGGTAATTACTGGAATTTCCTTCTTAGGGGATGAAGGCTGTGCATTTTCTTCTGGTTTTATAATAGGCTTGATGTTCAGTTTAGTAACAACAGGTATGTTACTTTCTGTTGAAGTATTAGGTTTGGCAATATCTTCATCACCTGCAGGTTTTAATATTggttttatgtttaatttagtAACAACAGGTATATCAGTATTGTCGTCACTTGAATTTCCTGTTTCAGAGGATTGGTTTTCAGTATCTTTCATATTTTCTTCTTCTAGTGGCTTAACTATAGGCTTAATATTAAGTTTAGTAACAACAGGTATACTATTTTCATCACTGTCTGCATTCCATTCATCACAGTCTTTTTGTTCCAAAGATTTTTCTTCAGGGTGTTTTAAtggttttatatttaattttgttactttAGGGATATCTTCTATACTAGAGTCTACTTCACTATCTTTAGGTTTTAGTATaggtttaatatttaattttgaaactaCAGGAACTTCATCTTTCATTTCTTCAGAGACTTCTCCATCTGTAGGTTTCAAAATGGGTTTGATGTTTAATTTTGTTACTACAGGAATTTGTTCAAGATTGTCACATTTTGATACAGACTTTTTAGGAGATGACTCAATGTCACTTTTAAGAACTGGTTTAATTGTGATTTTGGGGATGTGTGACGCCTCTTTAATTTCTCCACTAGTATCAGCACAATCTGCTGACTTACTCTTAGACATTTTAGTATCAGAATGATCAGCTGTACTGTCTTTGCCAGAATTTTCTAcatgttttataggttttattgTCAGCTTCGGGCTTAGTTGGCTGTCAGACTTAGCCACAGTTTTTATTGTCAATTTTGGTATCTTGTCCACTCTTTCTTCTGATGGGCTAACAACTAACTTTAGTTTCGAATCCGAGGCTTCCTGGTCAGGCTGCTGTAGACCTTTTATTGTGAGCTTAGGTACAGTTTGGTCTGTATAAAACTTGCCCTCCCCATCAGTTCCCGGTTTACCAAGCTTTATGGTAACTTTTGGTATGATGTCAGTAGGTCCTTGATCTGAGGTGGATGCCTGATCTGATGTGCTTGTTTCATCATTTTCTGAACATTCAGATTCTGATATTTCACTACTACTTGATTTTCGGTGAATATCATTTATCTTCTCTGGTGGTCTAAGAATaggtttaatattaatttttgtaatgttaggTATTGGCTCGCTATTTTTGGAGCTTTCTGTTTTTAGCTCATCTTCAGCAGGGGGCTTTATGGGTTTTATAGTCAATTTAGGGATGGGAGACTTTATATCCTCTGGTTGCTTtccacttaattttatagttagTTTAGGGATGTGCTTTGATGTCTCTGGTGAATCCTGAGTAGGCTCAGGAATGGGATGTTTTtcaatttctttgtttgtatcaTTAATGACTGGTTCTGGTACATTTGACACAGCCAAATTAAGTTTAATAGGAGGAACTTTCTTATGAACATCCTCATTTTCAGAGACCTGTAGTGTTGATGCCCCTGAGGAGTGGCTCGGTTGTTCAATCTCTTTACTTACAACAGGGTTTTCATTTGTTAATTTATTGATAGGTTCCGCAATGGATTCCGCAATAACGGATTCTGATTGACAAGCTGGACTGGGCTCTGCTTTATCTACTTCATCTATAGCTTCACTCGTACTAATGCAGTCTGAAGAACATGAAGCTGTTACTGTTGATGGTACAGTAGGTGATGAAGTTGATGGAGCCTCAATCTCAGGTGTAACTGCTTGACTTTGTGATTGTACACTCTGACTTGTTGATGGTGTAACTTTCTGTCTTACTAACTTGATTTTCTTACAAGGAGTTGTTGATGTCTCTGCTTTGCAGACACTAATTTCACTTACATTGCTACTTTCAACATCCTTTACATTACCATGTACAGGGGGGATGATGTCAGAAGAACTAGACACATCCTTTGCTACACTCTCACTGCTTGTCTGTCCAACATCATTATCACTAACTTGGGAATCAACAGTAGAGGAGACAGTGGTGTCCGGACGGCGATCATACGGAGTCGGCCGAATAAGTCTGCGGCGCAAAGGCGACCTTGTTGCAGACTCTTGTGTCCCTTCACTTATACTAACATCACTTGATGTAGACTCAACACTTTCAACAGTCACATTGTCTCTGTTATCACTGGAAGTCACATGCTTCACTGTCCGGTCATTTGATTCACATTCACTAATCTCACAAACACTTGGTACAGTTTCTACACTGCTGGAAGGAATATTTACAGCTGAGTAAGTGCTAGCTGCCTCTACATTCACATTTTGTGCCTCCGGGGCATCATTTTCTGCAGGTCCACAGACTTCAGGCACAGATGAACTAGCCTGGGGTTCTGTGCTACTGGTATTGGTGCCTGCAGAAACGGAACTTTCAGATATGTTGTCTACTGGGGTTTCAGGTAAGATCTCAGGTGCACTTTCACATTTGGCACTAGAGACTGGGGATAACACCAGGGCAACTTGTAGGTCTTCAGTGTTCTGTGATGTACTAGCATTTTCCTCTAGTTGAGGAATGCTATGATGTgctaggttttcagtggggggTGGCTCCAGCGGCGGAGGCTCGCTTGGGGCCGGCGGCGCGGCAGGCGTGGGTGGCGAAGTTGCAGGTTCGTCACATTCAGTCGACAATGGAACTCGTTTCGGTGCACCAGGTCCGTCACAAATTTCGTCAATCATGTCCAAAATCGCTTCCGTGCTCGCATTGTTGTCGTGCGTCGATGGCGACGGGACGCTGTCGCCGTCGAAGTTATCCTCCGACATCGTTCCGGACTCGCACGGCGTTTGGGCCCCCGATGCTTCTCGAGACGCATTGGCGGTCGCTTCGACCTCCTCGTTGAGCCCGAGGTCCTTTTCCCGCGCCGATCCACGGCGGGAAGCGTTCGTCGCGGCGCCCGCATCGTCTTCTGAACTCTCCATTATCTACTGTTTTGCGACGCTGTCATGTCTGAAATACAAAACGCTCGCTGGGTGATATTTACGTTACGAACGGGTAACCTGACGACGTGCGAGATTGACAAGCCACAGGCACCATTCTAATTCACCATAACGCTACTAAAATTTCTTCACGGGGTCCACAGTGATGATTAATATACGTACACatgtatattattttcatattcaCAACGTTTCAATCTCGCTCGATTGGCCGCGAGGTCATAGAAACTATTTAACAGCGTAAACCGGCAAACAAAAAGCTTGTATACGCCATTTTTAAAACCAAAGACATGGCAGGTTTGGTCGTA belongs to Cydia strobilella chromosome 15, ilCydStro3.1, whole genome shotgun sequence and includes:
- the LOC134748035 gene encoding mucin-2 isoform X3, whose protein sequence is MESSEDDAGAATNASRRGSAREKDLGLNEEVEATANASREASGAQTPCESGTMSEDNFDGDSVPSPSTHDNNASTEAILDMIDEICDGPGAPKRVPLSTECDEPATSPPTPAAPPAPSEPPPLEPPPTENLAHHSIPQLEENASTSQNTEDLQVALVLSPVSSAKCESAPEILPETPVDNISESSVSAGTNTSSTEPQASSSVPEVCGPAENDAPEAQNVNVEAASTYSAVNIPSSSVETVPSVCEISECESNDRTVKHVTSSDNRDNVTVESVESTSSDVSISEGTQESATRSPLRRRLIRPTPYDRRPDTTVSSTVDSQVSDNDVGQTSSESVAKDVSSSSDIIPPVHGNVKDVESSNVSEISVCKAETSTTPCKKIKLVRQKVTPSTSQSVQSQSQAVTPEIEAPSTSSPTVPSTVTASCSSDCISTSEAIDEVDKAEPSPACQSESVIAESIAEPINKLTNENPVVSKEIEQPSHSSGASTLQVSENEDVHKKVPPIKLNLAVSNVPEPVINDTNKEIEKHPIPEPTQDSPETSKHIPKLTIKLSGKQPEDIKSPIPKLTIKPIKPPAEDELKTESSKNSEPIPNITKINIKPILRPPEKINDIHRKSSSSEISESECSENDETSTSDQASTSDQGPTDIIPKVTIKLGKPGTDGEGKFYTDQTVPKLTIKGLQQPDQEASDSKLKLVVSPSEERVDKIPKLTIKTVAKSDSQLSPKLTIKPIKHVENSGKDSTADHSDTKMSKSKSADCADTSGEIKEASHIPKITIKPVLKSDIESSPKKSVSKCDNLEQIPVVTKLNIKPILKPTDGEVSEEMKDEVPVVSKLNIKPILKPKDSEVDSSIEDIPKVTKLNIKPLKHPEEKSLEQKDCDEWNADSDENSIPVVTKLNIKPIVKPLEEENMKDTENQSSETGNSSDDNTDIPVVTKLNIKPILKPAGDEDIAKPNTSTESNIPVVTKLNIKPIIKPEENAQPSSPKKEIPVITKLNIKPVVKPDQIEQSKSRDTEDANVKNPPLVMKINMKAVTDASSDESLKADIKINNLDDKIEHVYNNINDSIPIVSKINIKPLVKPIENEHVNNDLSNCHNEDSSIIQATENCLEVPKTEKVNSLHKKETIPVTAGDRKTTKENCLPKESKTRETPHSNDFDGTSTVAVSNKKEHVNTNVEPENKEPSKTTPSVKQTTLSNCTLLKKLLEHKKKDIETRVKEPEECDPTVPEETKLAPAGSTSVSNCDQIDKVNSKTTHDKKRSNAPSQDVQNETTSLTPNAQSLNRCRAETDNVTKPLEINISEKITTTSSGQDSPRIILKINKTDHGPSAKIITEDIKRPDTMQDSCSPENTQEMVNDKQRKGIVNSKRKGLADASPTVALGKRLRSSRVVQESDKSPPIKRNAGKRPPSVETSPPQKKEPELSVLETKRLKLGQLLSNKALTIRPVNPKSENATSEAKTGLDCKQTTKAVNHSMLNNENCSKNGNSKLHNILSNLQAKQIQVMPLNSINCVEKTQSIEIDSSTSTGSSDVTEVIAIERSHPEVQEMIINENSESHDFNIANNELSQDPLEVDHLKTNEVSSVVSVPFTPQPKKRGRPRKLPVSEGAKPVITLPTPALEERPQRSLRLTRDRPAILVKPRGRGRGRGVKRALASPPKEPEPIVETATNFFNKEDKTPEEIDPTSSRVKLPRMTEALDKMPSVCTTPLSSRKSRDSCSSTDMKIFPETQELKVVLETTLPKLEDTFMKSPETPGSEGRGRGGRGRGSRGGRGRGAAKTPRGRGRGRGGGRGAMYMKETMGIYGRVCGPATTTVQLFEEETCMMDDNATPAKPSHLLDEDSQSSVKSSTNESSTKMRKSKFADLFDSNKVWTAADVKEYMWPPPENPSAEHQVMMIQEQVAMFLGVKSFKRRYPELKRRAVGGEERDYILRKGIVTEALCDLGITAVDASEVLDIMLSDYPHKYEEYRSHQRERQIAVAQEPPEKPEVRVDRVEMKISDKSSDKPEPPKIDPEKTRQDMAAAAIASASEWNARLNSVRRGACADLQTMTVQRRRAPLKSPGTHVKPPAGFYPHALLPGQYQHTYRYYTPDQLRYFPLNTVVGAPPAPPSPCESSSESEPDWGSHLDSSDDNSRSRHQPPKRKKLMKVKRSSSMLEPKEEPRDEELCRACHLREEGNRKYSHERFLVCANCNCRLHPHCVELPADTIRKVREYAWQCAECKTCCACALPADDDKMLFCDLCDRGFHIYCVGLERVPTGRWHCVECAICKSCGARDPNGLAPGAAPAPGPAAPAPGPSAPAPAPAPGTPQGSVSAPGADWHHQTRRGPGGHKLYSHSLCTPCASLLTSSVWD